From Myxococcus virescens:
CGAGCACCACGTTGTCGAAGCGCCAGTCGTTGTGGATGACGCACGTGGCGATATCCGCGGGCGTGTTCGCCTTGAGCCAGTCGCGCACGTAGCGGAAGCTGGCGACGTTCCACGTCCGTGCCTTCTCGTAGCGCGCCGACCAGCCCTCCACCTGCCGCGTGGGATAGCCCGGCCCCTTGCCCAGTGACGTCAGGCCCACGGCCGCCGGGTCCACGGCGTGCAGCTCCACGAGCTTGGCGATGACGTTGAGGCACAGCGCTCGCGTCTGCTTCGCGTCCAGCGCCAGCCCCCGGGGCAGGTGCTTGCGCGGGATGAGCCCCTCGATGCGCTCCATGACGTAGAAGTCGGAGCCCAGCACGGCCGGGTCCTGGCACAGGCCCACCATGGTGGGGACCACGGGATAGGCCGGCTTCAGCGCCTGCTGCACCGTGTACTCACGGGCCATGTCGTGCGCCGACTTCGCCTTCGTCCCCGCGGGAGGGCGGCGCAGGATGAGGTCCCGGTTGGCGTACTTCAGCCGGTACGTCCAGTTGGAGGCACCGCCCGCGTACTGCGTGACTTCCGGCGTGCCTTCCAGCGTGGGGACCTGGGCCTTGAGCCAGGCATCTACGGCGGGGAGGTTCAGCTCCTCGCCTGGGCGCACGGCGCCAGCGGGGTCGATGGTCGCGGTCGATGGCATCGGTGGGCTCTCTCCGGCTCAGCTCGGCTTTGGCTGCGAGCCGGGGCGCATGCCTCGCGTATTCCGGCGCAGCATCCACGAATAGAGCTCACGCGGCAGCAGGCGCTTCAGCCGCCAGGTCCTGCGGCCATCCGCGTGGGGCAGGACGTAGAAGCCGCGCTCGGCCACCGCGTCGAACACGTCGTTGGCGATGTCATCCGCGGTGATGGCGGAGCGCTCCAGCAGCCGCGCCATGGTGGCTCCCAGCCTCGGGTCCGTGGTGCGCAGCGAGTCACCCAGGTTCGTCTTGAAGAAGGACGGGCATACGACGCTGACGCCGATGCCGTACTCCGCCAGCTCGTTGTGCAGCGTCTCGGACAGCGACACGACGGCGGCCTTGGTCGCGTTGTAGCTGCTCATCAGCGGCACATCGAGCAGGCCCGCCATGGACGCCACATTGACGATGTGGCCGTGGCCCTGCTTCTTGAAGGCAGGCGTGAACACCTTGCACCCACGCACGACGCCCAGCAGGTTGATGTCGATGATCCACTGCCAGTCATCAATCGACACGTCCTCGATGGCGCCCGCCTGCGCGACACCCGCGTTGTTGATGACCACGTCCACGCCGCCCCACTGGGCCGTGAGCCAGTCCAGGGCCTCGCGCAGGTCCTCCTCGCGCCGCACGTCACAGCGCAGGTAATGGGCCTGGGGGGCCAGGGCGGAGAGCTCCT
This genomic window contains:
- a CDS encoding phosphotransferase family protein, whose amino-acid sequence is MPSTATIDPAGAVRPGEELNLPAVDAWLKAQVPTLEGTPEVTQYAGGASNWTYRLKYANRDLILRRPPAGTKAKSAHDMAREYTVQQALKPAYPVVPTMVGLCQDPAVLGSDFYVMERIEGLIPRKHLPRGLALDAKQTRALCLNVIAKLVELHAVDPAAVGLTSLGKGPGYPTRQVEGWSARYEKARTWNVASFRYVRDWLKANTPADIATCVIHNDWRFDNVVLAPEEPTRIIGVLDWEMATLGDPLMDLGSALAYWVHADDDFLMRSTRRQPTHLPGMLRREEVVAYYLDQTKLKPANWTFYEVFGLFRLAVIAQQIYYRYHHKQTRNPAFKNFWVLVNYLGWRCHRLIRKGAR
- a CDS encoding SDR family oxidoreductase translates to MATQRIFITGGASGLGKAIAVRFARAGWKVCIGDVNDTRGEEALKELSALAPQAHYLRCDVRREEDLREALDWLTAQWGGVDVVINNAGVAQAGAIEDVSIDDWQWIIDINLLGVVRGCKVFTPAFKKQGHGHIVNVASMAGLLDVPLMSSYNATKAAVVSLSETLHNELAEYGIGVSVVCPSFFKTNLGDSLRTTDPRLGATMARLLERSAITADDIANDVFDAVAERGFYVLPHADGRRTWRLKRLLPRELYSWMLRRNTRGMRPGSQPKPS